The Rhizoctonia solani chromosome 14, complete sequence genome has a segment encoding these proteins:
- a CDS encoding F-box-like protein, with amino-acid sequence MIDELRSASNRLRAALDHYVRICSQVQDVCLQGLDPENVTSDYIEQVDRELGLIESYDVKMQLAKTAIKVTRNYALDAVPINRFPIELLGRIFEMARDVEPRCIDEVVLVCSRWRNIALAIPSLWTRIDLHPSLCKSFYPSLNRAQSHISRSSTLPLDIHISALPEPSPNGLCTTEGYHENSMVGLCAVAAPRVGSLELNLQEFNLNDLSNANYPAIASLFLKCSPGSFTKIVTSCGFFGFFVPDREQTNAGMWTMKLPVEHAHLETVLASVNVLDLTGLYPPWTSRAYHDLVELRLTGSSVGQSSIPEWQLINILKSSPKLRVLLSNINVTSRIAEYLDVSVSLPDLEMLQVDAEPVQENKFGHLELVRFIVPGPRPLNLVLQCADMQLSESSWEHTKAFLERANVEKLYLDSVRHPLSILPSTPHLKTLILAHCMSFPLDQPEPVETSGQQDADSTIRQPIVVERIQAFSPALQSPLSESLSKPLL; translated from the exons ATGATCGACGAACTTAGGAGTGCAAGCAACCGACTTCGAGCAGCACTCGATCACTACGTCCGTATCTGTTCCCAAGTCCAAGACGTCTGTTTACAAGGGCTTGACCCAGAAAACGTGACCTCTGACTATATTGAGCAAGTCGACCGGGAACTAGGTCTTATTGAGTCCTATGACGTGAAAATGCAGCTTGCCAAAACGGCAATCAAGGTCACCCGTAATTACGCGCTCGACGCCGTTCCTATCAACCGTTTCCCGATTGAACTTCTTGGGCGCATATTCGAAATGGCTCGCGACGTCGAGCCCCGTTGCATAGACGAAGTGGTTCTCGTTTGTTCCCGGTGGCGCAATATTGCTCTCGCTATTCCTTCACTTTGGACCCGCATCGATCTACACCCCTCGTTATGTAAATCGTTTTACCCTTCGCTCAACCGCGCTCAATCACATATCTCCCGCTCGAGTACGCTACCGCTAGATATTCACATTTCGGCCTTGCCGGAACCGAGTCCGAATGGCTTATGTACAACGGAGGGATACCATGAAAACTCGATGGTGGGCTTATGCGCAGTTGCTGCACCCCGTGTGGGATCTTTGGAGCTCAACTTGCAGGAATTCAACCTCAACGATTTGTCGAATGCAAATTATCCCGCAATCGCTAGCCTCTTTTTGAAGTGCAGCCCTGGTTCGTTCACTAAGATCGTTACTTCTTGCGGATTTTTTGGATTTTTTGTCCCGGATCGCGAGCAGACGAACGCCGGAATGTGGACAATGAAACTACCGGTAGAGCATGCCCATCTTGAAACTGTATTGGCCTCTGTAAACGTATTGGACCTGACTGGGCTCTATCCCCCTTGGACAAGTCGGGCGTACCATGACCTTGTCGAGCTGCGGTTAACTGGCTCATCTGTAGGTCAGAGTTCGATCCCCGAGTGGCAGCTCATCAACATTCTCAAGTCCAGTCCCAAACTCCGTGTTTTGTTGAGTAACATAAATGTTACTTCTCGAATAGCAGAATATTTGGATGTCTCCGTATCCCTTCCCGATCTTGAGATGTTACAAGTTGATGCTGAGCCGGTTCAGGAGAACAAGTTTGGGCACCTTGAATTAGTCAGGTTTATTGTGCCCGGCCCCCGGCCACTGAACTTGGTCTTGCAGTGTGCCGACATGCAGCTCTCAGAATCGTCCTGGGAACACACTAAGGCGTTTCTTGAGCGCGCAAACGTAGAGAAGCTTTATTTGGACTCGGTCCGTCATCCTCTTAGCATACTCCCCTCAACCCCTCACCTCAAGACCTTGATTTTGGCACATTGCATGTCTTTCCCCTTGGACCAGCCAGAACCTGTTGAAACTTCTGGCCAACAAGACGCTGACTCAACTAT TAGACAGCCCATTGTCGTTGAACGAATTCAAGCCTTTAGCCCAGCATTGCAGAGTCCGCTCTCTGAGAGTTTATCGAAACCGCTTTTATAG